The following is a genomic window from Neodiprion virginianus isolate iyNeoVirg1 chromosome 1, iyNeoVirg1.1, whole genome shotgun sequence.
AAGCTTTGCCATCGGCAGCAAGGATAATTGGGTTGGGATAAAAGCCGTGACGACCACCTCGTCTGCAACAAAAAAACCAGGCTTGCTGTTGTCTCGAGTTTACTCGAGGTGAAGAACTAAAAGCAACCGAAGTCAACGCAACGCCGGTataaagaataattattcaacgaaCGTGGCCAGATGAAGCAGCTCGTATCAAGGCCCTGATTATCAGCCATTGACCCGTAACAGGAAAAGACATAATAGATTCCAAGGTACTGCAGTATGCTGGCAAGAAAGCCAACCAGAAGGACGTCTGTGTCGGGCATGGAGGTATCTGGGCCGTAGCTTCCCAGTTGTATGACGGTACCCTCGCATATGTGCGACATGAGAATAGCGTGAGTCAATGCTTTGACCCAGATCTTAAGTCCAAGAGTGAACCAGGTTTCAGCGCACCAGTAAAAAATGGGTTAAATCAAAGAGTTAAAAAGCTTAGGAGATATCGTGATGTCAACTTAATGCTCACTTTGTAATTGAACAAGCCACTGAAGTCCAGCATGAGAAGGGTGCCTTTTTCCGAGTAACCCTCGCTCGCCCAATCTATTAATAGCATCAGGAAGTAGATGGTCGTTACGGAATAAGCGAGCTTAGCAAACATCTGGGAAAGAATGAATCAAAGTCAATTTCTTCTTCGGTAATGATTTGGAATGAGATGCAGCGAATGAGTAATAAGCAAGGCCTTGTACTCCTTTGAACGATCCGAAGTCACGAGTGGTCAGAATACCGACGATTATCCAGACCAGCGCTGAGGCCGCTACCCATTTTGAGTTTACCGGACCGATACCGTCGGGTTTTTCATCCGGTCGCCAGAGGTTCGACACGCTGCAGACCAAAGTATCGAAGGGTTCTTTAACGCCCTAGTATTAAGCAGATGGAATGCATTTAGGAATGAGCGAAGGGGATGAGCTATGTGTTCGCCACTCTTTGGTGAACACCTTACGGCTACCGAACTGGAGCTCACCGATAGTACTGAGCGATTCCTGGATAATAGGTGTTGTTGCAATCGACATTTTCGGGTTTTGAACTGAGCTCGAAGCACGGTGGCAAGTTTTCAGACTCGTAGGTACAATCGGTCCAGTAATTTTCCGGCATGAAGGGTATCAGGATAGATTGTAGGACGAGTTGACCGGTTAACGCACTCCAGTAAATACAGGTGTATAAAGAAAAGGCCATCATGCTCGCGCCAATGCCTGTAAATTATTCGCGAAAATTTGGAGTTGTTGGTATCACGTAATCCGTGAAGCGAAAATCCTTACCGTAACCGATTGGAAAGATGTTCCATATCTTTATGTAGCCAAACTTTGAATAGTATCCAAGGAACAGATGTTGACATTGAAGCGGCGCTATCACGATGTGGTGAATTCCGTAGTAGAGTATCAGAAACGATACTGTAACGTAACCCGAGAACCAAAATAACATTGGCAATGTGTCCCTCAAGGAGAATTAAATCGGAATCAATTTCTGCGTCGTATTTCGAAACGGGTTTCTCACTTTTGGAGTTCAGTTTCTTACTCTGAGTACGTACTTCCGTTATACTGAGCGGACTTTGTCACGGTAACGATGAAATTGTTATTTCCCGACTGCAGAATGAAGAGGATAGCCAGATACTCCAGGCGATTTCGAAATACCCTGTTCTCATCCCACCGCCGATTCTCCTGAAGATGAAAAGACACtcgaattaaaaattcacgtaGCGGTTAGGGTGTAATCGGTCAATTCTAGCTTAAATCTAGGAAATCGATCGAGATAATAACAGAGTGTTTATGTCCGACAGATTCCACGTCGCTTATGGATTCGTGTTTCcgttcttcttcgtcttcggCGATCTTGTCGTTTTCGTCATTCCTTTTCGCAATCATCGCTGTTAATATGGACAATTTTTACCTCACCTGTCAAGATTCGATCTCGACATTCGGACTGAAATCAAATCGCTACTGTTTCAAAAGTGGCGAATCGAGGAACGGGTGATGAAACATTAGAAAAACAATGTAAATATGCTCTGGCATAATAtgcgaaagatttttttcttcatatttcgAACGAAAATAGATGAAGATCAGTTACAAAATCTGATTTTCCAGACCGAATTAACCTTATTTTCTACGGCTAAAGTTCAGTTTTATTGGCACGTTGGGTACGTTAATGAGCAGCGAAACCCAGTCCAACAGTTTTCCTTCCCACGAGAATTTCAAGTCCCGACAGATCTGAAGAAGAAGGATGAGCATGACTTTGTCTTCCGGAAGCAAGGATCTAAAAATACTATCAAACTTTCAACACACCCTCAGcaagaatatttgaatattctgTTCTGCCAATCGTCTCGCGATACATGATCGAGGACCGTGGCCAAACGGAATAACCAAAAAGGGGTTGAAAGGTGCATCCGATGACGCTTCGCCCTCCCGAATCCATCGTTCGGGTTTGAACTTGATCGgatcgttgaaattttcctcaagTCTGCATATCACTTGGTTCTGAGTCACGATAACggtctgaaaaaaatcgatgttcACAGATAAACGTCGTGCGACAGTCGGTCTTGGGTAGTTTCACGCAGCTAAGCCAACGAATGATCGAACTCCTTTTACTTACACCTTCCGGCACGTGATACCCGTTCAGAACTGCGTCCGTTTGCAGAATCCTTCCAACACCAACGGAAATCGGATTCATCCTGAATGTCTCCTTGATCACTGCCTTGGTGTAAGTCGCGTTGTTGAGCACATCGCCGTCGATCGGTTTGTCCGTCGTCGGCAACAAGTTGATCGATTCTCTGTGCAGCTTCTCTTGAACTTCGGGATTTTTGGCCAGATGATAAAGCACAAAGGACGTGCTATTCGCCAGCTGAAATAACCcgtaaaaaattaagaaaaccGTCGTATCGGTTGTTGCAGTCCGCAAGTTTTTGATTATTCTTCACCGTGTCCATTCCTGCAAGAAGCATGTCGCACGCCATTCCGATTACATCTTTCTCGTCGATGTTCGGATTGCTCAGGTACATTTCGAGCAGCGATTGCTTCTCGGTTGGTGAGCTCGTCTGTTTCATCGATTCAATTTTCCTGCTCACCATGTCCACAGCGACtctttgcaaaaaaaaaagaaaaaatggaacaTTAACTGGTGCAACTAGAACGAAGGTGGTCTCTGTTATCTTAGCGCGCTTACTCCTCCATGAAGCTTTGGGCTTTGCACAATTTCCGGTACATCGGCGTATCGAAGAACCTCCACAGCTGCGGCCCGTTGTCCAACTTTAAGATAGTAGTGTTCGTGGAATTGGCCGCGTCTATTAGTCTCGAACTTCGCGAATCACTGTGCAATTCATCGGGCGAAAAGCTGTGCAGTCTAACGTCAAAGGCCACGAGACACGTTACTGGAAATTAACGACAGGTCATTTTTCATCGCACACTCAATAGTTGGATCGcgtttttcttaattttacgttatttttgtttgaaattccaATTCCCATTACATTCCAAGTACAATCTCGACAACACAGGTAGAAAATCTTCATGCTCCGCCTGCGTACTGAACTGGATAAATTCGCCGATCACCTCGTCCGTCTCTGGCAAATAACTTCGAACGTTTTGAGGCCGACTCAAACCCTTTTGAAATTCCCGTCGAATCCTCCACCAGTCTGATCCATTACtggaggggggaaaaaaaaagaaaattcttacGATTCTGCGTCTCATTGTCATTCTGATAGAAATTTGAGTAAACTTAATTTATACAGTGTTCCCAATTCACAGATGTCGAAACGCTTATTTCATGTTTTTACATACGTAGGCAGAAGACCGCCAGTATTGTAAATGGCGGGTCTGTCGGTGCGGTATTTTTCCAGTGCAAGATGACTCCTTCGTTTCGGATACAAGCCTCGTTCGCGACTCTCCATGCGAAATATTTCCTCTATATCTTCAGGGCGAAAGACCCAGAGGACGTTAACTCCCGGTATAATCTCTTCACGAACCAGCGGACCGTACTGCTTCAATTTCTTCGCACCGTTCTCGTGGAGTTTCtcaaaattgtattttcctatcgaatcgatgaaaatttttatgaccaGAGAAAGTCTCAAGCATCAATCGATTTGCTAGGCTTATTTCGCATCCACGGTCGTGAGTGAAGACGGCTTAAGATACCAGCTTAAATGTAACTCGCtcttaatttatatttttgtttgtaaacAGAGATTATAATTTGCCGAGATCTTGGAGTGAATCAGCTACGATGTACCATTCGTTAATggattattatattattatccgCGATCAAACGGTGCCGAATTCAGCACAcaatgagaataataattgtatacCTGATATTGTTAATAAAGTTTATACTGACCAAAATACGGCAAATAGTGATACAGGGTTCCAATTACAGGGAAAGATCTCGGCCCCGGAATATCCTTGAAGGGTTTGACATCCTGCGCTGTTTTTACTCCGCTTTGAAATCGTTTTATCAATCGCAACGGTCTCAGGGCACGAGCGTGAAGCATTTTAAACCGTAATTTCATGCCTACTTTACTCGACGcactatttttcaaaaataacaacCTTTGTGTCACGATGTAAGCCGAAAACTAAGAGCTGTTCAAATTATTGGACGTTCTGTCGACGGCTTCTTGCACGTATCTCGTCGCCCATCTTTGCTGTCGCTTCCCATCCTCTCTCCGTCTCTTTCGTCTCCTTCTTTCTTGCAGAAGCGATGAAGCCAGCCTTTTCCTTCCCCTGGATCGTCTTATTCATATAATCCGTGTGCCCCAAGCCGATAGAATTTCAAATACCATGCATTAATTTGATCCGAGGTAAGATTGTTTAGTGCTGAGTAACCGCCATGTGCGATAAACAGTTTTACTTAGGTCGAAATAAGATTCTAGCTGCGGAATAATCAAAGCGTAAATTCCGCTTACACGATCACTGAAGGTTTTAAACCGGTTCTGGGCTTCGGCAGTTCATATCGGttataaaaacaaagaaagcaTTTTACATGTAGAGTGCATTACACAACTctataaattgtaaatttccCCATTCAGAAGTCATACTTATTACAATCTGAGGCTTTGCATGTGAACTCGGCCACCTCTGCACCTTGACAACTTCAAGATTGAGCGGACCTGCcgtgattttttgaaaaaaatttcaagaccCCGTACCGAAGATCTCattagcgaaaattttggggtcgaagaaattgaaaaattcctgATCAATGTCATCTTGGAATCGGAACGTTATATCAACAAAAAGAAAGTGGTCGATTATGATCCGTCTTGAATCGTACTGTTTGCAAAAGAAACATATTAATTGCCTTTCTTCGGATAGAAGGTCAAACAAAATGTGACCATTCAGTAGATTGGGGGTGTCCATTAATTACGTgaagtgtttcttttttatttaatttgaagCCCCCTGATCCTTGATGAGATTTGGTCGACTCCTTCCCCCTTATTTTGAGCTCACGTAATTAATGAACTCATGTAATTCGCATTCCGAAATGTTTGTTGATCTTCTCGAGCCagattcattcattttctgaaCCGTGACCACGAACCAGTTTCCAATGCTATTAAAATCATCCATCACGAACCTAAGCATGTCCTTGAAAATTTACAGAGAATCGGTCAAGAATAATTTGCCgatgtgaaataaatgaaaacaccccgataaattttcacatgACGCGAAAGTAAAGAAACGGCATGCTTTCTACGAATTTGctattgcgatttcgtagaaGGCCATCATCGTCTGCAGGATCACGTTAACCTCGATTGTCTGGTGGAGAACGATTCTGCGGAAGACGGACTGCCAACTACTTTACCGAATGCAGGATCTTTTTCTCAGAGAAATCATGGCCATGTGAAAGTGCACACCAATCTCGGCAATGAGAGCTATACTAGGACCATCGCACTGTCCTTGTCACTGCAGGTCAGGCCGGACCCAATAAAGATCATATCTAGACTCTGCTTCGATGGGTGCTAGAAGACAGATAGCAAAGTGCAGTGACTTTTTCGGACAAATTGGAGAAGCTCTAGGCTAAGCCGCTATGCAGCTTGAGGCCGACAAGTTGCGGTTAAGATTAGTACATCCTGTTTACAtgcggaaaaatatttctgaaactcGATATCGACGTCGACAATTTGAAAGGCCTAGAAACCCGCTGGCATTGTTTACCAAGCAGTGAAGAGCGATTAACCGTGAAGTCGGTGGCTAGAAACTAAAGTCCAGTGCCTGCGGCTTTGCGCAGATTCCTTTCTCCCCCCCAGAGGTCTTCTTGACAAACACTTGATCTTCCCGCCCGTACGATGAGACGCAGCCACTTGTCGTTCGTAACTGAGTTCTGAAGTGCAGCAGATTGCCGTTGGCGATGGCCGATATATCTTGAACCTCTATTGGCTTGGTCCCTGGACTTTATACCGTAGTCAACGAATAAACTATCGCGAGCACGAACGATCCTGTGCCGACCACCTGAGCTTAAAAAATCTTCATTGCCCGCACTATCCGAAGAGTAGTCGAGACAGCCAGGCGTTGATATCGCGTTTGCGAATTTAGTGTGGTCCGAATATGACCAGCCGGTGGTTGCAGTGCTCCGAGTGAGGCATctttgttttcgtttcttaATTCAAGAATCATTCAGAGTCAAAAGGACTGGTCCTTGTTACAGGACCGTTAATGTTTCGTCTCTGACTCACAGGTGTAAGTCTTCCACCGTAACGAGGCGTCTAATATCAGGAATCGCGTGTTGATTATCATTGAGACTTTCTCTACTCATGCTTggttgaattttcattttcaaacggaattgaatttcatcaatttcaatcaaataaaCGTATAAACTGACCTTGGGGTAGTATTGATATTGTGAGAACTGATCTTCTCACGgaaggtttttctttttcacagtTTCGACTGGTACCAACGTATTATGAACTCGAGTacctataatattattatatctgcAATGACTGCAAAAATACTGTGCATGACTTGACTTGCCGTGTTAAGGGAGCAGTAAAAATGTTTTGTTACACGATTATTTCTCAAACTATACACGTAAACTTTATCCaccaataaaatattttctacgcCTACAAACTTGTGAATTTTCGGACCTCAAAcgtacattttctttttaacaacCTTCGATAATACCTCTGCTAATGCCATGACTCAGCCTATAAATCATTGTTTGAAGCAAAGCTGCAACTGCCAAAATAAACTAACAATGACAGTCCATTggctgcattttttttttttttggttttttttcaagcctTTCGAACGAAAAGGCTTTAATGCACTATTAGAATAAGGCGGTGTTGAATCTAaaaccgaaaatatttttttgtttctcaatcCCGCAACGTTCTAAATTAGTTTGGAAATGCCTGTTTATGCATTAGGGCGAGGAAAGGTTCGtacggaaatattttttttgttttttttttgagttttCTACCAACGACTAGATTCCGAATTTTCAGGATCTTATTTATTAATGAATTATAAAACACCCGATATTCACAACtcttaataaattaattacaaataaatagaCATAAATACTGCCAAAAGTTAGTGAGATACCGAAAACTAAAAGTGAGATTTCAAAATTGCGTATTATTTACGGCGCAATTTTCTGAGCATTTTAGTTACTGAGATCAGTCAAGTTTCGGATTGTTTATCctttaaattataatataagaTCAAAACCACTCTACAAGAAGCTGCGAATCCAGTCGGTGTAACGCGAAACCCGCGTATAAATTCCCGGATGATCTCTTTCTCCGCAGCCAAGTCCCGACGATACGATGCCTACGACGATCCGTCTTCTTCCGTCATGCCTGACAATCGGCCCTCCAGAATCCCCctacaaataattttcattccgtgTTAACAACGGGATATTACAATTCTTGCGTCGATTTCAATACGTGAGTCAATCTTCACGTTataatgggaaaaaaaagaagaaattatcCTCGTGCACTCTGTGCGTCGGTTTTATCGAcggaaaatgtttcaaaaagtCCGGCAACTGTGCAGCGATTTCTCAAATCGAAAACGCGGCAGGTCGTAAATTGACGATATTTACAAGTAGACCGCTAAAAAAGTAggaaaacattaaaaaatttatatatctCGACAGCCAATCATTCGATTCTATCGgggttcatttatttatttattcttttgctCATTACACGGTGActgtttgaatttaaaatttgatatctagatcaaaataatttttaatgaaacaaACCCTACacgaatcgaataattttctgtcagggtataaaatttcaaaattcaagcaCATTGTCAGCCATTGTTTCGCCAGGGCTTAGGTACTGTATAATAACTCACCTCGCACGCATCTCTGCCTCCAAACCTGTCCTTGGCGCACATTTGAGAGTCAATAATACCCCTGGGTAAGGCCCGGATGTTCCGACTGGTCTTCAAAGCATCTCTGTACCTGTCGTTGCACTGAGAGTTGCTGATGACGTTTATCTCCACTTTATGAAGCAAAGGACTGGCTTTACCGTCTGGAGAAAATAAGCAGGATTAGAACGTCATTTTCGAAGTCACCGAAGGACGATCAGGATACACTTACCGGACTTGACGTCTCCCCATCCGGTCAGCGTGACTGCAGCATTCTCGTACAAATTTCCGTCGTCCGGAGGAAGGCATATCGGTCTGACATACTCGGAGTACCTGACCGGGGTCTTCAGCCTGACAACGGCGATGTCGTTGTAGTGGCGAGGCTTGCTGTAATCCGGGTGAATCGTCGATGACTCGATTCTTAAGTCCTGAGGCTCAGCAGGTTCCGTGTTTGAATTCATGTCCAGCTCGCCGACTCTGACCATGTTGGGCGACCTGCGAATGCAAGATAATGTAAGTACACCGTGGTCGCCTTTGTTCAAAGACGAGAAAAAACGAGGAGACGGCCGGAAGAATAAGCATGACTTTGCAAAAGACAGCCGAAAGTAAAAGCGCAATTCTCACCGTTGCGTAACGCAGTGGGCAGCGGTCAAGACGATTGTTTTGCTGAGTAAAGCTCCGCCGCAAAAGAATTTTGGCTTCCCAGTTGGCTCAGTTTTCCCGATGGCAACCTGCGTCGGAAGAAGAGATTAACGAACTCATTCGTGCGCTATAATTATTCTCAATACGTTTATTTTTGtggtgagaatttttttttttttttaaacaaccaCAAAATTTTACGTGTTTACCATCCATGGAGACGACGCGGCTGTTTGAACGGGCGTGCCGTAGAAAATTCGCTCCGCCACCTTGTCGTTTGTTTCTTTCGCCAAAACGCCGCATTCCGCATCTACGGGAAGTGACAATGTGGTGTGAGCGTAATTGCAATTAGTCGTTTTTATCACATCAGCCGAGTGTCGCGACCGTTTATTACACACAAACGAACGTACTGCTCGGTCAGGAAACCGCAGGATTGATATTCTATTACGGTCAAGGGTCACGGATGTATAAATTCAAGGTTTTAcgattttctcctttttttggACTGATAATGATAAGCAGCTTGTGTCGTTGCCTTCGTGGCGGTGAAACGTATTCGATTAAACCAACCAACTTCCTTGATTCTTGAACAAGATACCGTCGCGCGTATCCGatttaaaacaaattataCTTTTATCTTGACAGTTTTATGCAGGCGAAATTTTTCCTCGCAACGCTAC
Proteins encoded in this region:
- the LOC124310291 gene encoding sodium- and chloride-dependent betaine transporter-like — translated: MIAKRNDENDKIAEDEEERKHESISDVESENRRWDENRVFRNRLEYLAILFILQSGNNNFIVTVTKSAQYNGISFLILYYGIHHIVIAPLQCQHLFLGYYSKFGYIKIWNIFPIGYGIGASMMAFSLYTCIYWSALTGQLVLQSILIPFMPENYWTDCTYESENLPPCFELSSKPENVDCNNTYYPGIAQYYRVSNLWRPDEKPDGIGPVNSKWVAASALVWIIVGILTTRDFGSFKGMFAKLAYSVTTIYFLMLLIDWASEGYSEKGTLLMLDFSGLFNYKIWVKALTHAILMSHICEGTVIQLGSYGPDTSMPDTDVLLVGFLASILQYLGIYYVFSCYGSMADNQGLDTSCFIWPHEVVVTAFIPTQLSLLPMAKLWIVAVFLIFFIKGVMEMTIVFTATVNSFLEAFPSVKSYRSYLVSIVTLSCFAVSLIFTTKVGGIFINDFLDFVGTLVTLLILAIMTSLILFSYSVTRLCDDIQFMYKFEPNLLMKAMFYLTPLIATYYTIYHLAVFFSLPTRINTLYDELWELEPFLILSCISLVIPLLIVGLITYGIHVRTHTVGLLFYPTKYWGCPDEEMNVTRRSFNPRRELRYKVNKPCAHICLLDNKRMEAEIRKREAIRYKLKQYGLKTLKDGV
- the LOC124299970 gene encoding cytochrome P450 302a1, mitochondrial, yielding MKLRFKMLHARALRPLRLIKRFQSGVKTAQDVKPFKDIPGPRSFPVIGTLYHYLPYFGKYNFEKLHENGAKKLKQYGPLVREEIIPGVNVLWVFRPEDIEEIFRMESRERGLYPKRRSHLALEKYRTDRPAIYNTGGLLPTNGSDWWRIRREFQKGLSRPQNVRSYLPETDEVIGEFIQFSTQAEHEDFLPVLSRLYLELTCLVAFDVRLHSFSPDELHSDSRSSRLIDAANSTNTTILKLDNGPQLWRFFDTPMYRKLCKAQSFMEEVAVDMVSRKIESMKQTSSPTEKQSLLEMYLSNPNIDEKDVIGMACDMLLAGMDTLANSTSFVLYHLAKNPEVQEKLHRESINLLPTTDKPIDGDVLNNATYTKAVIKETFRMNPISVGVGRILQTDAVLNGYHVPEGTVIVTQNQVICRLEENFNDPIKFKPERWIREGEASSDAPFNPFLVIPFGHGPRSCIARRLAEQNIQIFLLRICRDLKFSWEGKLLDWVSLLINVPNVPIKLNFSRRK
- the LOC124296679 gene encoding venom protease-like isoform X1; the protein is MELRPLFFAGIGFLAISVFGLSNGLKNSNVVQTSSEVVPIQLENCSIIPAANFQCVRTEDCMDKRRPADQKFCKWEGKPTHVCCLKKRSDRLMGGLARRLKREYQSYYDDDDYESSIEYFNHDHRGWRHEYYDWETPWMKDGGHAGDRTKHDFGRDYDDDSVIIENIGSRGAFDSDDAECGVLAKETNDKVAERIFYGTPVQTAASSPWMVAIGKTEPTGKPKFFCGGALLSKTIVLTAAHCVTQRSPNMVRVGELDMNSNTEPAEPQDLRIESSTIHPDYSKPRHYNDIAVVRLKTPVRYSEYVRPICLPPDDGNLYENAAVTLTGWGDVKSDGKASPLLHKVEINVISNSQCNDRYRDALKTSRNIRALPRGIIDSQMCAKDRFGGRDACEGDSGGPIVRHDGRRRIVVGIVSSGLGCGERDHPGIYTRVSRYTDWIRSFL
- the LOC124296679 gene encoding venom protease-like isoform X2; translation: MELRPLFFAGIGFLAISVFGLSNGLKNSNVVQTSSEVVPIQLENCSIIPAANFQCVRTEDCMDKRRPADQKFCKWEGKPTHVCCLKKRDRLMGGLARRLKREYQSYYDDDDYESSIEYFNHDHRGWRHEYYDWETPWMKDGGHAGDRTKHDFGRDYDDDSVIIENIGSRGAFDSDDAECGVLAKETNDKVAERIFYGTPVQTAASSPWMVAIGKTEPTGKPKFFCGGALLSKTIVLTAAHCVTQRSPNMVRVGELDMNSNTEPAEPQDLRIESSTIHPDYSKPRHYNDIAVVRLKTPVRYSEYVRPICLPPDDGNLYENAAVTLTGWGDVKSDGKASPLLHKVEINVISNSQCNDRYRDALKTSRNIRALPRGIIDSQMCAKDRFGGRDACEGDSGGPIVRHDGRRRIVVGIVSSGLGCGERDHPGIYTRVSRYTDWIRSFL